The DNA sequence CACTCTGTGCATTAAAAGAGGCTTTGTTTTCATCCATTTAACGGCCAGAGGGTATCCCAAGATTTGTACGGCCACCGGGAGAGGCTGCATCGGCGTGGCAATTACTGCATACTCACCTTTTGTCTTTTTCACGAGCTGCTTAAACAGTTCCAGTCTGACCGGCATACGCCCTTCGGTACGTCCGTCCAAAGCTGCCACTTTTTCTTCCAGTTCTTCAACATCACGTTCACAGGTTATTGCTTCTTTAACAATTTGAGGGTTTGAATCTTTGGGTCTCTTTAAAGTACACCCTAGGATTTCAGCCTCGACAACGGTCGTTTCAATCCCTGGAAATACTACGTCATAGTCGAATTCTTCAAAAAATTTCACTATCGCATCCGAATGCTTTTCGGGATCTGCGGCCGCTTCACTGCAGGAGTAACCATACCGGTTGACAATCCATTCCGTGAACAAAAATCCTGTCGGTATCCTATCGGCATGTTCTTGGAACACCGTCAGAATGATCCTCTCAATGTGCTGCAGTTTCTGGCCCTTGTCCCTTTTGCCAATGATGTTTTTTACCATTTCTATTTGCTCTTTACTGGCCATATTAATTATTCACCACCTATCAATCTTTTTGCTTCGCGTATGGCTCCATCAGCGTCCTCAGCATATCCGTCGCCACCGATCCGTTGAACATATTGTGGGAATACAGCTACTCCTCCCATAAGCACTTTCACTTTGTCCCGCAGAGATTCTTTGACCAGCAGGTCCATTGTGTCTTCAATCCCTTTTAGGGTGGTGGACATGTAAGAACCAAGGCCTAAAATCTCCGGTTGTTCCTTTTTTACCGCTTCAATAAACGTATCAGCTGGAACATCTACTCCCAAGTCTATTACTTCAAAACCATCTGCCCTTAATAGCGCGGCAATGATATTCTTACCGATGTCGTGGACATCTCCTTCAACGCTACCAATTACTACTTTTCCGATAGATTTAGGAGAAGCATCACCCGTCATATAAGGAATGAGTATCTGTACGCCGGCATTCATTGCCTCACCAGCCATCATTAGCTCAGGGAGAAAATATTCACCTGTCGCAAATTTCCGACCTGCTTCTCTGGCTCCCGGTGACATTCCATTGATTATTTCTGTTGGAGTTAATCCTGCTTCAATCCCTTGACTCACCAATTCTTTGGTTAGATCATCATTACCGTTCGAAACTGCTTCAGTTAGCTGTTCTAAAATTTTTTTGCTCATTACATCTAATTCCTTTCTTTTTCTACTTTAATTGAGTCCTTTTGAAGTGGCCACCTTCAAAAAAATTTCACCCGTCCCAAGGAGTGTTTTGTCTAGGAAAAGGTTATTGAGATAATAGATTCTATTTTATTTGATTAGTCCCTCTGGATTAATTTTTGTTGATCTGGAGAAAAATTTTGAATTTTCGTTTAATCGATATCCTTAAATACTTAATATAGATAAAATATAATCTTAAAGGAAAATGGAAAAAGATGATTTGCATCCCAAGAATACAAAGATATGGCTAAGAAAGCTGGTGGAGTATGAGTGACAATAGTGAACTGTATCACTAATTACCTATAACTAGCGGCATAATTAATGTTACCTTAGTACCTTTGATATCCCTGCAATCCATATGCCTCGCCAAACGACCGTCTCAATCTTTGATGGATATTTTCCAGACTGGAACCAGGGCAATGGCACCAGTGATCACTTTCGGTAAAACGTCGAGTTTCAATACCTATTCCGTCATCAATGACATTGACTAACAAACGATTTCCCTGGATATCCTCATCAACCTTTATTAATAGGCGGTGTTTGCCGGGGACCGATTCGAACCCATGTTTGAATGCATTGTCTACCAGTGGTTGTAAAGTATAAGGAAGAATTTTCACGTTTAGATGTTCTTTTTTTACTATGATTCTTACGTTAATCCGGTTTCCAAACCTTAACTGTTGGATGCTCAAGTAAGAACTTATATGATCTAATTCCGTTTTCAAAAAGACCATTTCGATATTTCCCTCGATACCGTAACGGGCCACATCCGCTAAAGCAAAAACAGCTCTCTCAGTCTCAACTGCTCCTTCGGCAAACGCCAATCGGGCGATTACATTTAAGGCGTTAAAAAGGAAATGCGGGTTCATTTTGGCCTGCAGTTCCCTTAGTTCTGCATGTTTCAGCATCAACTGGTACTCAGTAATTTCTTTTTCCAGATTGCCTGTTTTTTGGATTTCTCGAAGCAGACGCTCTTGATAGGACATCAATTCTTGTTGATAACGGGAAAGACTTTCGGAAACTGTAAGATAATTAGCCAAGGTAGAAATTAATCTTGCAACGGCTGTAAACCGATCACCAGAAATCTTAGGGATAGTACTCAAATGTTTTAAATAATTCTCGTGTGGTCCATCTGTCCCTCCGGGCAAAGATTCCGCTTCCATGAGCTGAACTGGCCCGGTAATTAAACATCCTAAAAGAACATCATCTCGGGAATATAGAGGAGCAGAAATTAGAGTGAGACCGCAATGTCCTTTATAGACCTTGGAACTTTCATTGTTATAACTATTTTTCAAACCCGTTTCAAAACAGTATAAACATTGAAAGAAATGCTTTTTATTAGCAAAATAGGACTGGCACCAATTAGGGAAAGACCCTAATGGGGGAGATATGGGAACTGCTCTGTTATCAATGAAGACAATATTAATCGCTAAGACATTAAAAAACATATTATTAATTTCTTGCATTGTTTCTCGTGTAATAATCTCAGCTAAGTGGTATGTCCTGTCAATAATGGTACTTATTCTATTAATCGCCTTTGCTTTATCGTTGCTTTGCGCCACTACCATTCCCCCTTAGCAATTCTAGTTATATTATTAGTAGTAGTTATGCAGTTCTAGGATAATACTCCCAACTCCATAACCTTAGTTACAAAGATCGTGGCCAAAATTTATCAATAAGCCTTGAAAAATGCTCGGTTGCCGTGTCGAAATAGACTTGGATCAACTGCTCGCAACAGTGGATCAGAATCAAACATTTATTTCACCTTCTTTTCGTATCGTATACTTGCATTATTCTCTACAAAACCGAGGATCGATCCTCTACCTTTAGGATAAAGTTCCAAGATTTCAGTAGGAAACAAAAATAATTTTCAATCTAGAAGTCGGAAGAAACATTAAGCAGCATAGTAATTTCTTTAAAACCTCCTTTTTATTAGTGGACTGGTTTAAGTGTATATTTTAAAGAAATATATTTCTGTAAAGTATTTTACAAAAAAAAGAGCTGTCTTTGGTAAGACACTCCTTCTGAAATATAACTTAATTTATATCCAGTTTTTATAAATTCCTTTTACTACATATTGTCCACTAAATAGAACATTCGTTGATTAATCATAATGACACCTTCATGTTTAAGTTCGTTAAGAACATTAGTAACCATGACTCTTGAAGCATTAACCAGATTGGCCAACTCTTGGTAGCTTAAGATAATGTTTATTTTCAATCCCTCTGGAGTCAATTCTCCATGATCCTTCGCGACCTGATGCGCTATCGGTTTAAGTTGACTAATTTTATGTCCAGCGAGAAAAATCGGCTTCAAAACAGCTTAACGGTTTCTAATATTCAGCTTGGCAATGTGGTTTCAGATACCTTCGGTAAAAGCTCCATGAACATCATTGACAAGATCTTGGAAAATCCGCTTGATACCTCTTTTGACATCGAGCCTTTGATCCATGGTTCCATGAAGAAGAAGGTTCCTGAACTCGAACTCGCGATCGACGGATTGATGACACCCGAACAAGCAGGAAAATTAAAAGTCATTCAGCGACATTACGAAGACCTAAATTCGTGTAAAGCGGGCCTTGAAACAATTATTCTTTCCCTTGCCAAGTCCTACTCAGAAGAAACCAACCTCATCTTAACTGTTCCGTCGTTTAAAAACCTGTTTTCCGCTATTGCCATGGTTTCGGAAATTGGTGTAAAAATGGACGTATTCCCGACAGCTAAGCATTTATGTTCCTGGGCAGGACTTACTCCCACTAATAACGAGAGTGCCGGCAAGAAAAAGTCAGTAAGGATTTCAAAAGCGGGCTGTTACATTAAGCCACTATTAGTACAGTGTGCAACCGCCGTTGTCAAAAGTGATAAGCACCCTGAAATCCGAAACCGCTACTTAAAAAAGAAGCGTCGAGGTCACAAACGTGCAATTATTGCTATTGCACGAATGCTGCTAACTGCAATATATAACATCTTGAAGAACAAAGAGCCCTATAACCCTGAATTGTACAAAAAATCGGACGTTCTTCCAGTAGAACGTGAAATTACGATAGAGCAAGCGATTTTATTGGCAAAAGCCCAAGGTTACCGTATTATGTCGGTAGCAACATAACCAACCAAAAACCATATTTACCCATTTAACCATTATTCGATGGCTTATTTGTTGTACCTATTTACTTCGGTGGTTAGAGTTACTGTCAATTTCAGACTTGCCCTCCTGACATTCAAAGAATGTCATTAACCAATTAACATCATTAATATAAAATATTAATGGAATATTCAATAATTTCATTGCAAGAACTGTTCCAATCTATGTGTTTATATATTTTTATTATCAGAGCTTTAGCCATTTGTAAATCCATCCTTTGATTACATAATTGACCAAGCTAACTAAGTGAGTAGATACCCACCCGTGCGAATGAATAAGTCGCAGATAACGTAAGCGTCAAATAATTCCTACATAGTTTCATTTTTTTGTGCATGAGATAATCTTCCTAAGACACAAAGTGAGAGGTTTTATCGATGACACAAACGATAGTGGCCTAGTGGCTGTTTTCCACGTAGTACTGAGGAACATCTACAAGGTAAAGACCGCCCTAGGTAATAAAATGTTCCCCTAGTTATTAGATATAAATAGCAGGTTACTGCCATAAATAAGTACCTATTTCTTAAATATCTCTTTCATCTTGGAAGAAAAAAACAACTCACCTTCTGAATTGATGACCAGTCCCGAACCATTCACTTCGTCTATCAATTTCAGACCCTTCTCTGCACCAAGCACAAAAACAGCCGTAGCCAATGCATCCGCTTGTGAAGCCTGAGACACGATTACCGTGGATCCACTCACTCCTTGAACAGGATAACCAGTACGTGGATCCATAATATGACTATATTTTTTCCCTTCAGCCCAGAAGAACTGTTCATAGTCACCTGATGTATCTATGTCTTGATTTTGCATTTGAACATAGCCAACTACCTTTCCCTTAGCAACAGGATTACGGATTCCGATTTGCCAAGGGCTATTGTCACTTTTTTGGCCAATGGTGAAAATGTTTCCTCCCGCAGATACTAGAGCTGAAGTAATACTATTCTTACGAAGGATGCTTACTGCCTGATCTACAGCGTACCCTTTGGCAATACCACCTAGATCGAGAACCATCCCCTTCTGAGCTAGAAAGACTGTCTTTTTCTCTTGGTCCAAAACTACCTTCCTGTAATCTACCAGCTTCAAGGTTGCCTCTACCTCCTGAGCTGATGGCACCCTGTGTTGCCCCTCCAACCCAAAGCCCCACAGGGTCATAATCGGTCCGATTGTTGGATCAAAAGCGCCTTGGGTCATCTCTGCAACCTCTATAGATTGTTGGATGGCCTCAAAAGTCAAATCCGAAACCTCAACTGGCTTAACTCCAGCAGCTTGGTTAATCCTATCCAGTTCGCTTCCCTTTGAGAACTTATCGAGTTTCGAATCGATTTCATTCATACGGTTCAACGCTTGTAAACCAATGCTCTTAGCTCCCCAGCCATTCACCTCTAGGGAGACTTCAGTATCAAACAAAAATCGGGTTTCCTGATAATGCACATTTTGGTTATATAGTATGAATCCAATCCACCCACACAGGCAGGTGAAAAACAAAATGAGAGATATTTTCAGAAATCGTCCTACTTTCATATCACAAGTCCTTATGCTGAATTTTCCAAAGAAATACTATCTACAGAATGCGTATTACCAGTTTGTTGGGAAGGCAGGTGATCGTCTCGCCGGACTTCGTGATCGAGCCCATCAAGGAACAGATCTTTTTTTCACAGATGTTATTGTCTTCAGGTAAATATATTCGTCCCTGATCGAATACGATCCGTGCGGTTCCGTTTTGGACAGGGATCAACAATTCCTGCTTGATTTCAAGAGGGATCAAACCTTCCTTCACAACTTTTCCATCGATTGAAACTTCCCAACGGTCGCTTCTCAATCGTTCGAACGATTGCGCAAAAATATGTTTATTACCAGCCAGAACACCGCCCATAGCAAGAGCGCCTGCGGCCACACTACCGACCAAAAATTTACGCCTACTTATCTCATCTATGGGCTTATCGACTTCATTATGTTTCATTTATCTTTCCACTCTCATCTTTCTCTGCTTCGCTTGCAGATCTGACAGCCTTCCTTAATAAGGTCATCGATTGAGATATATTTGAAACATATTAACTACAATCATTAGAATAATGCTACTAATTAACACCAAGAACACAACGTCTTTAAGATTTATCTCGAATTTCATCAACGTACCGCATTCCTTAGTGTGTACTGTTTCAAGAACTGTCATCTTTTTATGACTCAATTTATCAATTCTCCCATTAATGAATTTTTTAAAGCTTCTTAAATTTAAAATAAATTCATTAAAGACCATACCCGGACAAAAAAATCGACACCAGAATCTCCTGATTAGAAGTGATGGAAAGAGCACTAGGGGTAGGATAAACCATTCAATGCCAAAACCTTGTAACCCAAATAAAGTAGAATAAGGCTCATAACCGGCAAAGCCGGGGGATCTAAGTAGGATGGAAGCCAATAATGCAAAATATACCAAGAAATATTTGATCTTAGAGGCTTTCGTTTCTATTTTTTTGTTACAGCATTTAAAACTGCCTCCGCCAATCTTACTTAAAATTTCCTGCAAAGCACCAAACGGACAAAGCCAGAAGCAATAGAGGTTTCTACCAACCACAAAGGTAATAATTGGCATGCCGATCAGCAGAATATACCAGACCAGGTTCTCCCGAATGGAAGGGAAATTACCCATTAATAGCGCCGCCACGTTAGCCAGAGAAAAAGGAGTATTAAATTTAAAACCTATAAAGATTAGGCTGCCAATTAAGGTTACCCATCTTAATTTTTTGTTTTTTAATACAACCCCAATTAGCATCAAAATAACGAGCAACAGTACAGATATCTCTTTTGCACCAAACTTAAAAGCAACTTCCTCATCCGAAACATCCAATTTAAACTGGGTTCTTGCTACAGCGTGACTTCCCTGGGAGATTGCCTTAGCTATTCCGCGGGAGGTATACGTTGCCCCGGAGATACTATCAATATCTTTTTCAATGTTCAATGACTCAGTAATGTCCTTGCCAATGAACTGCTTAAGATAGCCATGGTTCAAAACCATCTGAACAAAAGAAGGTGTATCTTTATGGTTTACAATAATTGCTTTTTGGATTTTCCCTTCCAAATCAATTCCTGTAGCCATCTTAATCGGGCCGCCATAACCCACCGCCTGATCAATAACTACATAGCCAACTCTTTGCGTCTTTCCATTCTCACCTTGAACTATTCCCTCATATGTTAAAGGAGAAGACGCAACCTTTTGGAAGGATTGGGCTTGAGGAAGGACTTCTTTGGCAAATGGCAGTAAATCTTTTTCGGGTAACACCCAACTAACAAATAATGAAATTACTAATGTCAATACAGCAATGATCTTAATCACATTTTTTGTTTTATTCTCTACTTTTTTGTTAATCATTGTGACCTTACCCCATCTTTTGTACCAAATGGATGTTCTTATGCCTGAATTTACGATAATATTTGTTGGAGATCATAAACACATGGGAAGGGGAAGCGCTTCCCCCTCCCCCTTCGTTCTAATAAAACTTTTAATCTTAAAACCAATTATGATAACTATATTATCAATTTACTTATTTACATTGCTTAGGGCTTTACGTACTCTGACTTATGCCACCAGTATGATCTTTTTTAGATGCAGGAATTCCTCTTATAATTATTGTCCTGCTTAATGCCCCGATAACAACCGTAATACTTCCAAAGATAAGAAAACCTACTCCTGCAGCTTGAGGAGTACCCTCTAAAAGGCAGCTCCATGACCAAGCAATAGTAAACAATAAAACCATAAAGCTTAAGGCAATTCCTGTCCAGCCAAGCCAAGTAATTGAAAATTTCGTATTCTTCCTCCAGATGTTAACGCCCCAACCAAAACTAGCAACCAACAATCCCAGGACAAAAGTCATCAGGGCCATGTTCTTTACCTCCTTTTATTATTTCCACCAATCTGCTATCGCTTTTTCATCATTCGGCTTTCCGTATCCAAAAATATCATCCATATCTTTCATGAATGGAGTAATAACAGGTGCTCCTACTAGACTCCTAATTAAGGTATGGTGCCAGGCTTCCGGCTTAGTAAATGGGCAAGCAGCTATACAAGCTCCGCAGCAGTTTCTGACGTTATCACGCGACCAGAATTCAAAGCACTTCACCGGGTCAACATACCATCTCTTTATTCCCGAATTTTGCATTTGCCCACGAGGTCCATCAATGGTAGGATCTTCATAGCTAATAGCTTGAGGGGCGCATGCTTCAGCGCATTTTTTGCAGGTTTTGCAAAATTCAGTTACTCCGAATGAAATAGGTTTATCATGATTTAAAGGCATGTCAGTAAATACTTCACAGAGTCTAACATTTGGACCAAATTCAGGCGTAATCATTAGCCCCGACCTGCTGTATTCCCCCAGACCCGCCTGAATAGCTATAGGTATAGCTAATGCACTGTCAGCTCCGATTGGAACCGCATGATATCCCAGATCTTTAATAAACATGGATAAACCGAATGCAGCATATCCAATCTGGGTATAACTTAATCCATATTCAGCTGATCCTAAAAAGGACGGGGCACACTTTGTTCCTTCTAGCGACTGTGGGATAATCATCGAGATTACATGCTTGGGCTCAAACCCAAAATCCGGAGGGATAAATTTCAGACTTTCACCCTCAGGCGTTTTAACAAAGGCAGCCGTTTCAGTAAAAACCCAACGTTTGTCAAAAGGCGCTATCCCAGCTTTAGCAGCGCCGAAAAATCTAGCTATTTTTTTTACTGCCATCGTTCCTTCTTCGGCACTTTTTACACCGGGGGAATGAATATTTCTCTCCGGATCGCCCCACCTAAAGTTCAGCTCGGGCACTTTGGGATGCCATTCAAAAAAACCTTTATTGGCCCTGCAGGCGCTATTTTCCCCGTTAAGATAATAATCAACGGCCCAGCTTGCATGAGCAGCCGCACCATCAAGTACAGTAAGACCGGGCGAACCATCTGTCTGCCAACCATTCCATCTTACTTCAGCAAAACGCTCTCTGAGTGCTAGAGGTTCGGGTACTCCCAATAAAGCCTGGCCCCATATATTCCTTTGATGGGTAAACGGTTTGTAGTCTGCCGGGATATTAAAGGGAAGTTCATCCAGTTCCTTGACCGTTCCAGCATATACCTGTTTGGGATCGATAAGTGATTTCCCTCCCAATGCAGTAGCTGCAGTGGCAATTGCAATACCCGAAGAAGCTCCAGCTCCAAATTTAAGGAATTGTCTGCGATTAATTTTTGTTGCCGGCTTATCGTTGTTACTTTTTTCCTTGTCCATTGTTGCCGGCTCATCATTGTTACATTTTTCTTTTTCCATAAGTTGACCCTCCTTTAGAATATCGCTGAGTTTGGTGTTTTCATGTCCTTTCGAGTGCATCAGAGCAGCCGCTGCTTCTACAATCTCTTGACGTTTATCTATCAAGTTCATCACCTTCCTGTACCTACCGGTTGGTACAATATTAAAATACCATATCACTAGTTCTCTGTCAAGTTTTCGTCCAAATCTTATCTCCAAGATCGCTGGCGAAATCAAAAATGAACTACTCTTTAAAGTTGTCGAAAATCAGTTGCAGCCAGTGTTCCAAGTTAAATTTTCGATGAAGGAGGTCCACTATACAAAGTTATATACATTTTATTGAACAATACTGAGGCCTTTTTTGATTTTTGTAAAGTATCTAACATATTGCTTTTAAACCCTATGTTAAAATGAGTCAAGTTAAGTTGTTTGATCCAATAACTTGAGGTATGAAATAGCTCAGAGAAGAGGTGATATTAATATGGAGGTGCGCATAGTCGCCTGTGGTATCTTTCAACTTGAGCTTGAGCGAGCACTAGAGGAAATAAAAGCGGAATGGGCATCTTCTGACGAGTTCAAAGTTACTTATACAACCCCGGCTTTGCACGTAGACTATACTAAACTAAAAGATGGCATCACTGAAGCACTGGATAAGGTGACCGAAGAAAAGATAGTCCTCTTTTTCGGTTCTATATGCCATCCTGAGCTTAGCGAATTTACGGAAAAATTTCACGTTATTAGGCAGCAACCCAAGAATTGTATTGAATTGGTTTTAGGTCAGGAAAGACAGAAGGAGTTAGAGGCATCCGCTCGGGTTTTTTATCTTACTTCAGGCTGGTTGCGGAATTGGCAAAATATATTCAGGCATGGACAGGGCTGGGACGAAATAGACGCCAGACAGAATTTTGGTTTCTATGATAAAATTTTACTTCTAGACACTGGTGTTTCGGAGTTTAATCATGTGGATATCCTGGAGTTTTATGAATATACTCAGGTACCAATCGAAATTGAGAGAGTCGAACTAGACGTTTTTAAGAAGCACGTGCTTGAAACTTTAAAAGAAGCATTAGCCCAAAAGCCTCCCCTTACAGCGGTTTAATTGAGTAAATACTCGAAAAATATTTAAGGAGTGAATTTACATGGTTCTAACTGAAGAAATTAAAGAAGTTATATCAAATGCTCCGTTTATTCCCATTACCACTGTTTCCACTAATGGAGACCCGCACATGATCATAGTGGGAAAGGTAGCGGAAGTCAGAGATGGGGACATCCTGGGGTTTGGTATTTATAAAATGGAAGTTACCCAACAGAACATCAAGGATAACGGAAAGATGCAGGTTGTGATAGCGACAATGGAAGGTGGACCCAAAGGCTTCAGGCTTGAGGGCCAAGCCTGTATAGAAGAGAAACTGGTATT is a window from the Dehalobacter sp. DCA genome containing:
- a CDS encoding uroporphyrinogen decarboxylase family protein; the protein is MASKEQIEMVKNIIGKRDKGQKLQHIERIILTVFQEHADRIPTGFLFTEWIVNRYGYSCSEAAADPEKHSDAIVKFFEEFDYDVVFPGIETTVVEAEILGCTLKRPKDSNPQIVKEAITCERDVEELEEKVAALDGRTEGRMPVRLELFKQLVKKTKGEYAVIATPMQPLPVAVQILGYPLAVKWMKTKPLLMHRVVEACTQAAIKFAQAFKETGIHGITSIAAWNSVPNFRPEQLWEFDTPYLARMIQSASPLPFMHYYWGLHLLGDDWTRFLARQASTGTYIMTNLDPDPQQGPSRDLKTFRELANTFHKAYAVGVHTELFKEGTPEIIENRVKEYIKGLYPEAFGQFPVLLKYAVK
- a CDS encoding cobalamin B12-binding domain-containing protein codes for the protein MSKKILEQLTEAVSNGNDDLTKELVSQGIEAGLTPTEIINGMSPGAREAGRKFATGEYFLPELMMAGEAMNAGVQILIPYMTGDASPKSIGKVVIGSVEGDVHDIGKNIIAALLRADGFEVIDLGVDVPADTFIEAVKKEQPEILGLGSYMSTTLKGIEDTMDLLVKESLRDKVKVLMGGVAVFPQYVQRIGGDGYAEDADGAIREAKRLIGGE
- a CDS encoding sensor histidine kinase; this translates as MAQSNDKAKAINRISTIIDRTYHLAEIITRETMQEINNMFFNVLAINIVFIDNRAVPISPPLGSFPNWCQSYFANKKHFFQCLYCFETGLKNSYNNESSKVYKGHCGLTLISAPLYSRDDVLLGCLITGPVQLMEAESLPGGTDGPHENYLKHLSTIPKISGDRFTAVARLISTLANYLTVSESLSRYQQELMSYQERLLREIQKTGNLEKEITEYQLMLKHAELRELQAKMNPHFLFNALNVIARLAFAEGAVETERAVFALADVARYGIEGNIEMVFLKTELDHISSYLSIQQLRFGNRINVRIIVKKEHLNVKILPYTLQPLVDNAFKHGFESVPGKHRLLIKVDEDIQGNRLLVNVIDDGIGIETRRFTESDHWCHCPGSSLENIHQRLRRSFGEAYGLQGYQRY
- a CDS encoding helix-turn-helix domain-containing protein produces the protein MKPIFLAGHKISQLKPIAHQVAKDHGELTPEGLKINIILSYQELANLVNASRVMVTNVLNELKHEGVIMINQRMFYLVDNM
- a CDS encoding FAD:protein FMN transferase, giving the protein MFDTEVSLEVNGWGAKSIGLQALNRMNEIDSKLDKFSKGSELDRINQAAGVKPVEVSDLTFEAIQQSIEVAEMTQGAFDPTIGPIMTLWGFGLEGQHRVPSAQEVEATLKLVDYRKVVLDQEKKTVFLAQKGMVLDLGGIAKGYAVDQAVSILRKNSITSALVSAGGNIFTIGQKSDNSPWQIGIRNPVAKGKVVGYVQMQNQDIDTSGDYEQFFWAEGKKYSHIMDPRTGYPVQGVSGSTVIVSQASQADALATAVFVLGAEKGLKLIDEVNGSGLVINSEGELFFSSKMKEIFKK
- a CDS encoding NusG domain II-containing protein, giving the protein MKHNEVDKPIDEISRRKFLVGSVAAGALAMGGVLAGNKHIFAQSFERLRSDRWEVSIDGKVVKEGLIPLEIKQELLIPVQNGTARIVFDQGRIYLPEDNNICEKKICSLMGSITKSGETITCLPNKLVIRIL
- a CDS encoding FMN-binding protein; amino-acid sequence: MINKKVENKTKNVIKIIAVLTLVISLFVSWVLPEKDLLPFAKEVLPQAQSFQKVASSPLTYEGIVQGENGKTQRVGYVVIDQAVGYGGPIKMATGIDLEGKIQKAIIVNHKDTPSFVQMVLNHGYLKQFIGKDITESLNIEKDIDSISGATYTSRGIAKAISQGSHAVARTQFKLDVSDEEVAFKFGAKEISVLLLVILMLIGVVLKNKKLRWVTLIGSLIFIGFKFNTPFSLANVAALLMGNFPSIRENLVWYILLIGMPIITFVVGRNLYCFWLCPFGALQEILSKIGGGSFKCCNKKIETKASKIKYFLVYFALLASILLRSPGFAGYEPYSTLFGLQGFGIEWFILPLVLFPSLLIRRFWCRFFCPGMVFNEFILNLRSFKKFINGRIDKLSHKKMTVLETVHTKECGTLMKFEINLKDVVFLVLISSIILMIVVNMFQIYLNR
- a CDS encoding reductive dehalogenase is translated as MIDKRQEIVEAAAALMHSKGHENTKLSDILKEGQLMEKEKCNNDEPATMDKEKSNNDKPATKINRRQFLKFGAGASSGIAIATAATALGGKSLIDPKQVYAGTVKELDELPFNIPADYKPFTHQRNIWGQALLGVPEPLALRERFAEVRWNGWQTDGSPGLTVLDGAAAHASWAVDYYLNGENSACRANKGFFEWHPKVPELNFRWGDPERNIHSPGVKSAEEGTMAVKKIARFFGAAKAGIAPFDKRWVFTETAAFVKTPEGESLKFIPPDFGFEPKHVISMIIPQSLEGTKCAPSFLGSAEYGLSYTQIGYAAFGLSMFIKDLGYHAVPIGADSALAIPIAIQAGLGEYSRSGLMITPEFGPNVRLCEVFTDMPLNHDKPISFGVTEFCKTCKKCAEACAPQAISYEDPTIDGPRGQMQNSGIKRWYVDPVKCFEFWSRDNVRNCCGACIAACPFTKPEAWHHTLIRSLVGAPVITPFMKDMDDIFGYGKPNDEKAIADWWK
- a CDS encoding DUF1638 domain-containing protein, encoding MEVRIVACGIFQLELERALEEIKAEWASSDEFKVTYTTPALHVDYTKLKDGITEALDKVTEEKIVLFFGSICHPELSEFTEKFHVIRQQPKNCIELVLGQERQKELEASARVFYLTSGWLRNWQNIFRHGQGWDEIDARQNFGFYDKILLLDTGVSEFNHVDILEFYEYTQVPIEIERVELDVFKKHVLETLKEALAQKPPLTAV
- a CDS encoding pyridoxamine 5'-phosphate oxidase family protein, producing MVLTEEIKEVISNAPFIPITTVSTNGDPHMIIVGKVAEVRDGDILGFGIYKMEVTQQNIKDNGKMQVVIATMEGGPKGFRLEGQACIEEKLVLFKADKVQKLL